In Leptolyngbya sp. BL0902, the DNA window GGCAAAAACGGACAAAAATCTGAAGAAGACGCTGTATCAAGACCGATTTCGCACCCCAGAGTACTTTTGGTTCTCGCCAGAAACCCTAGAGTTTGAGGGTTATCACCTCGTTGATCAGCACTATCAACCGATTGCGCCCAACCCAGAGGGATGGCTGTGGAGCCAGGTGCTAGGGCTATATCTAGGGGTGCAGGAGGGCCAGCTACGCTACTTTACGGAATCGGGGCAACGACTGCCCACCCCAGAGGAGGCGGCGGAACAGTCTGAATCACGGGCCGCACGGCTAGCGGAACAGTTGAGGGCGATGGGGGTAGAGCCGGAGGTCTAATCCGGTGCAGGCCGATCTCCTGCCCTGCCCGCCCCCTCCCGTTCGGTATCCTAGGGAGTAGCGCCAGCCCCTATGCTGGATACAGAACCGCTGATTGCTGCGGTTAGCCTGATAAAACGCATCATCTCCAACGCCTGACTGCCTGACACATCTCTGGAAACCCCTGATTTCTCGTGGGGGACGTTGGCCCAAAAGCCCCTTCAGCCAAGCTCTCCGGCTCCAACCCAAGGGCTATAGGCTTCGGCTCCAAGACAACGTATTTTCAAGGCTTTCGGGACTTGTGTCAGGCAACCAGCTCCAACGCTCTCAAGGTCTTTTCCCAAGCATTATCATGACCCTCGTTCAGCGCCACACCAACTTCACCCCCGAAGACTATCTGGCCATCGAGCGCATGAGCCCAATTAAGCACGAATATTTCCAGGGACAACTGGTGGCGATGGCTGGGGCGAGTAAGGCCCATGTGATCATTGTGGGCAATCTATCGGCGCTGTTGGTCAACCACCTCCGAGGTACGGGGTGTCTGTCCTACGCCACTGATATGAAGGTGCGTCTACCGGAGCGCAATATTTTTTATTATTCTGATCTAGCCGTTACCTGTGATGAGCGAGATCGGGCCTCCAGCGAAGATTTTATTTTGCATCCCAAGCTAATTATTGAGGTGTTGTCCGACTCTACCGAAGCGTTTGACCGAGGCGATAAGTTTGCCGATTACAAAACGATTCCAGCACTAGAGGAATACGTCCTCATCCATCAAAGGCAGGTCTTAGTAGAACGTTTTGAGCGCAAGTCTGATAATCTCTGGGTGCCTCACATTTTTCGGGATGGAGACAGCATCGAGTTAAAAAGTATCGTTTTTGGGGGTGAGATGGCGTCTCTCTACGAAAATACTAATCTGCTCATTTGAGCCGCGTACCCGTAGGATTCTTCATAGCCCGGTGATAGTTTTCCCCACGTCTAGGGCACTCTCAAGAAAGCGACCTTTCCCTCTCCCATGCGCCCGATTGCCGAACTGCTCCATTTCCTCAGCCATCAGATGTCGATGCAGGCGGTGTATCAGCCCGTGGTGATTTTGCACTTGCTCAGCAGAGGAGGACTGGCCACCCGCGCCGACCTAGCCCGAACTCTGGGCGGCTAAAGACTCAAAGGGTTGACAAGCCGAATTGTAAAGCCTTGTTCTGTCTCAAAGGGGAACAACATAGCCATTCTTTGCCAAGCTTCTTCTTCCGTATGGGCTTCTAAAATCAGCGGTGTATTGTCTGGATGTCCCGCCCCAAGAGCATTTCTACTACAGTGATAAAAACCCTTGAGTAAGTTTGCCCTATCGAGAATTTCTAGCAATGTCTGAGGGGAGCTATCCAGCCCGCTTTCTTCTACGATCAACCGTGCATGGAGTTCATAAATTGCTCTCTCAATAATCGCCGACTCAGCAGCCCCTAAAATACTTTTTAACCTGTCTAGACGCTTTGTAGCAGACTGACTCAGGCAAATCTCCATATCCATAGCGCAACGCAAAATGGGGAGTCGTTGTAAAACTGCTCCCCTATTAAGACACAAATTGCACTATCAGGATCTATAGCAAGCCTAAATATGGCCTATTCTTCGATTACATCGGAGATCAAGATTCTGTCCAAAGTAACCGTAGCTTGTGGTCAAAAGCGCCCCTTTCCATCCGTCGCTGCATTTGGCAAGCTAAAACTTGGTTGCGGGAAAGGCCATAGGCGCTGATCGTGTTATCAATCACCTCCCAGAGATCGGCTAACTCTGTGATCAGGTCTTGCTCAGGGGCCGTAGCCGCTTCCTTGGCTTCCTCCACCAGCTTCAGCCGTAGCGCCCGACGATATTCACTGTGGCTCATCGTTTCAACGCTGAAACGAACGTGCTGATTGGTGAGAATTTCAGGAATTCGATCTCGTACCAGCTTGTTGTAATCCTTGCGTACCATGGGCTGAAACTCCTCACTGGGGGGATAGTAGAGTAACGTATAGTCGCGAGTGGGGCTATACCGTCGCAACACCTGCAAACATTCTTCAGCATCCGACCGACGACGAAACCGATTTACCACGACTCGCTGCATATCGGGCAACCATCGCACAATTGCCCAGACGTGGAAAGGACTGATATTCATGCTGTAATAACTTGAACCAGGACAAAGGAGGGTGAGACACTGATTCCCAGCGTCTTCCCGGTGTTTTCAGCCTGTTCTAGAACCAAACTAGAAATTAGTTTCTAGAAAAACACTGCTTTTGTCAACCTATTTCTAGAAATCATTTTCCATATGTCCGCCCAGTCGTCCGATTCCGCCAGTCCTAAGCCCCTCAAACTCCTGAGAGAGCAAGCAGGTCTTTCTCAAGAGGCACTGGCCCGGATTGTGGGTGTGAGCAGCAAAACCGTGAGCAACTGGGAACGGGGGACAAGTGTAGCTAGTTTAACGGTTCCCCAAATGAAAGCCCTCTGTAATGCTCTGGGTGTAACACTGAATGAACTCCCTGATGACTTTCGCTCGTAGGCAGAATACCTTAGAAGAAAATTAGTATATGGAATAATTTGAAGTGATTGAAGACGCCACTTCTTTGTCTGTATCAGGTCATTTACCTAGCTCTAGTTTGGTCAATGTATCGGCATTGACTCGATTATTTTCAGACACAACTAACTCTTACAAATATCTATTTTTTCTTTCTCTATTAGATATTCTAAGACGTAATCATTTTGAAATAGATTCAATCAGCTTTGAAGCATTGATCGTTGAGATGTTGGCAAATGCTTGGTTTCCACACACGTTTTTTAAGCTCTCTTTTGGTAGTCAGGATAAGATTGCCAAAAAACTGGATTCTTTGGACTTAATAATCGACGAACCTATCATTCGTTTTCGAGATACAGATAAAACACTATTAAGACAAGCTATATCTAGTCAGAATCTTAAGGACGTTGTTACACATTTAAAGAAATATGTACCTTATCGTCTGATAGTCCCATTTGTTGAAAATGCTCTAGGTAGAGTGGATCGCGGACGAGGCGATGAGCTAGAGCGTGCAATGCCTGCTATTGCAGATCATTGTTTTGAAAGTCACAAGCCCCTCTATAAGTTTGACGCTACTCAACAAAAAGACTGTCAGGCTATCATTATTCATTCAGATTGGGCTAATTATTTAGAACAGCATCATGCCATTATCCGAGGTTGGACTGCCTGGGAATGGTTAAACTATATGCAAAAACGCAATCCAAGTACCCCAGCGATTGCTAATAAGCTATTTATGCCATCAAAAAGAGATTCTTTGAGCAAGCAAACAGATTATTGGAAAATAGTCATGCAATCACAAGAATTGCGTTGCATTTTTTCTGATCAAGTGATTGATCCACAGAGATTTTCTCTCGATCACTACCTACCTTGGTCGTTTGTTGCACATGATCAACTCTGGAATTTAGTGCCAATATTGCCAGAAGTCAACTCTTCTAAATCTAATCGGCTGCCCGCAGAAGAGTATTTCGTAAAATTTGTTGCTGTTCAACATCAAGGATTGGTCACAACTCATAGTCAACTTTCTGCGAGCCAATGGAATAAGCGCGTAGAATCTTATCTTAGCGATTTAGGAATTGCTGATCAAAGTCATTTGCTAGATCGTCAACTTTTAGAAAATGCCTATGCAAATGTTCTTAAACCCCTGATTAGCTTAGCGGCGAGTCAGGGGTTCGGTGTCGATTGGCGATTTGTTGTTTAGCCCCACCGACCACGCCACCCTAGTCAAAATCGCCCACACCATCCTAGACCTGTACTACGATTTAGCGCACCGTTACCCTGTTATGCCTGGGCTTACGCTTTCTAACAATGAT includes these proteins:
- a CDS encoding nucleoside triphosphate pyrophosphohydrolase yields the protein MNISPFHVWAIVRWLPDMQRVVVNRFRRRSDAEECLQVLRRYSPTRDYTLLYYPPSEEFQPMVRKDYNKLVRDRIPEILTNQHVRFSVETMSHSEYRRALRLKLVEEAKEAATAPEQDLITELADLWEVIDNTISAYGLSRNQVLACQMQRRMERGAFDHKLRLLWTES
- a CDS encoding helix-turn-helix transcriptional regulator; this encodes MSAQSSDSASPKPLKLLREQAGLSQEALARIVGVSSKTVSNWERGTSVASLTVPQMKALCNALGVTLNELPDDFRS
- a CDS encoding Uma2 family endonuclease, with product MTLVQRHTNFTPEDYLAIERMSPIKHEYFQGQLVAMAGASKAHVIIVGNLSALLVNHLRGTGCLSYATDMKVRLPERNIFYYSDLAVTCDERDRASSEDFILHPKLIIEVLSDSTEAFDRGDKFADYKTIPALEEYVLIHQRQVLVERFERKSDNLWVPHIFRDGDSIELKSIVFGGEMASLYENTNLLI
- a CDS encoding HNH endonuclease domain-containing protein, giving the protein MIEDATSLSVSGHLPSSSLVNVSALTRLFSDTTNSYKYLFFLSLLDILRRNHFEIDSISFEALIVEMLANAWFPHTFFKLSFGSQDKIAKKLDSLDLIIDEPIIRFRDTDKTLLRQAISSQNLKDVVTHLKKYVPYRLIVPFVENALGRVDRGRGDELERAMPAIADHCFESHKPLYKFDATQQKDCQAIIIHSDWANYLEQHHAIIRGWTAWEWLNYMQKRNPSTPAIANKLFMPSKRDSLSKQTDYWKIVMQSQELRCIFSDQVIDPQRFSLDHYLPWSFVAHDQLWNLVPILPEVNSSKSNRLPAEEYFVKFVAVQHQGLVTTHSQLSASQWNKRVESYLSDLGIADQSHLLDRQLLENAYANVLKPLISLAASQGFGVDWRFVV